The Pseudokineococcus lusitanus nucleotide sequence CGCGGGGCAACGAGCTCCAGTGGGGGGCCCGCTCGGACAGCAGGTACGGGAGCATGACGAGACCGCCCGAGCCGGCCGGCACCGTCGCGGCCAGGTCGAGCAGGGCCTCCTGCGAGTCCTCCCCGAGGTCGGGCGCCAGGCTGTCGCCGGCCCACTCGAGCACCGCGCCGCCGTTGTTGATGGCGCCGCCGACGACCCAGCGGTCCTCGGTGAGGGCGTAGCAGAACACCCGCCCCAACGGGTCGACGGCCGGGTGCTCGACCGAGACGCGCAGCGCCCCGCTCGTGCCGATGGAGATGGCCGCGACGCCGGGCCGCACCGCCCCGAGGCCGAGGTTGGCCAGGGGGCCGTCGCCGGCCCCGACGACGACGGGCACGTCCTCGGGCAGGCCGGTCGCCGCGGCGGCGGCGGCGGTGATGCCGTGCCGGACGTGCGTCGTCGCCACGAGCTCGGGCAGCTGCTCGGGCAGGAGGCCGGCGAGGGCCAGCGCCTCGTCGTCCCAGCGCAGCGTGGCGAGGTCCATGAGGCCGGTCGCTGACGCCGTCGAGTGGTCGGTGACGAGCGCCCCGCAGAGGTACCAGAGCACGTGCTCCTTGACGCCCACCCAGAAGCCCACCTGCTCGCAGAGCGCGGGCTCCTGCTCGCGGAACCAGACGAGCTTCGGCAGCGGCGACATCGGGTGCAGCGGGGTGCCGGTGCGGCGGTGCAGGGCCAGGCCGGTCGGGCTCGCCCGGAGCCGCTCCGCCTGGGCGCCGGCGCGGGTGTCGGCCCACGTGACGAGGGGCGTCAGCGGCTCCCCGGTGGGCGACAGGCCCACGAGGCTGTGCAGCGCCGTGCTGAAGGACAGGCCCGCCACGCGGTCGGCGCCGACCTCGGCCGTCACCTCGCGCAGGGCCTCGACGACGGCGGCCAGGACGGCGGCCGGGTCCTGGACCGCGTGGCCGGGGTGCGGCTCCTCGAGCGGGTAGCCCGAGGACGCCGAGGCCACGAGCGAGCCGTCGGTCGTGAAGGCGACGACCTTCGTGGCCGTCGTCCCCAGGTCGACGCCGAGGACGACCGGCGTGCCGCGCGTGGCCCGGGGGCCGGCCCCGGCGTCGTCGGGCGTCACAGCACGAGGCTCAGGACGAGGACGATGGCGAAGCCGACCACGCCGATGAGCGTCTCCATGACCGTCCAGGTGCGCAACGTGGTGGGAACATCCATGCCGAGGAAGCGGCCGACGAGCCAGAAGCCCGAGTCGTTGACGTGCGACAGCACGGTGGCGCCGCAGGCGATGGCGATGACGACGAAGCAGATGCCGAGGGCGCTGAGGTCCGCCGCCGCGACGGTGGGGGCGATGAGGCCGGCCGTCGTGGTCAGCGCCACGGTGGCCGAGCCCTGCGCGACGCGGAGCAGCGTCGAGACGATGAACGCGGCCACGATGACGGGCAGGCCGATGGCCTCGAGGCTGCCGGCCAGCGCGTCGCCGATGCCGCTGGCGCGCAGGACCCCGCCGAACATGCCGCCGGCGCCCGTGATGAGGACGACGGAGCAGATGGGGCCGAGGGAGTCGTTGACGAGCTTCTCGACCTCGCCGGCCGAGTAGCGGCCGCGGCCGAGGACGACCATCGCGACGAGCACGGTGATGAGGAGGGCGACGGGCGTGCTGCCGACGACCTGCAGCCAGCCGACCCACGACTGCTCGCCGTCGAGGTCGGTGGCGGAGGCCACGGCGCTGATGCCGGTGTTGAGGAAGATCAGCAGCAGCGGCAGCAGGAGCAGCGTGAGGACGATGCCGAAGCGGGGCGCGGGGGCGTCGGGGCCGTCGGTGCGGTCCTCCATGGCGCCCGACGCCCACTCCGCGGGCAGCGGGATGTCGTGCCGGCGCCCGGCGTACTGCCCGAAGAGGTAGGACGCGACGTACCAGGTGGGCAGGGCGACGGCGACGCCGACGAGCACCAGCAGGCCGACGTTGGCGCCGAGCAGCTCGGCCGCGGCGACCGGGCCGGGGTGCGGCGGGACGAACCCGTGCATGACGGCGAAGGCGCCGGCCGAGGGGAGCGCGTAGGTGAGCGTCGAGCCGCCGAAGCGGCGGGCCACCGAGAGGATGATCGGCAGGAAGACGACGAAGCCGGCGTCGAAGAAGATCGGGAAGCCGAAGAGCAGGGACGCGACGCCGAGGGCGAAGGGCGCCCGCTTCTCGCCGAAGCGGCCGACGAGGGTGTCGGCGAGCACCTGGGCGCCGCCGGTCACCTCGAGCAGCCGCCCGATCATGACGCCGAACCCGACGAGCAGGGCGACGCTGGCGAGCGTGCTGCCGAAGCCCGACGTCAGGGTGGCGACGAGGTCGGCCGGCGGTATGCGCGTCGCGATGGCCGTCAGCGCGCTGACGAGCACGAGCGCCACGAAGGCGTGCAGCTTGAAACGGATGATGAGCAGCAGCAGCAGGGCGACGGCGCCCGCGGCGATGCCGAGCAGTGGCCCGGCGCTGTAGGCCGGCTCGATGGTCTCCACGGTGGGGCTCCCCAGGTCGGTCGAGGCAGACGGCGGTGTCGTGCGGGCGGCACTGTAGAGATTGGTACTACTAATAAGCAACGAGACCGTCGAATGACGTACGCCTCGGCGTGCGGGAGGGTAAGTGCGTGAGCGAGGAGGCGGCGGGTCCCGCCGCGCGCGGTCTGCACGACGCCGTGCTGCACCGGGTGGGGCGCGACGTCGTCGAGGGTGCCGTGCCCGCGGGCAGCGTGCACTCGCTGGAGCGGTTGGCGGAGCGGTACGGCGTCTCGCGCACGGTGGTCCGCGAGGTCGTCAAGGTGCTCGAGGCGATGCACGTCGTCGACAGCCGTCGGCGGGTCGGCATCACGGTGCTGCCGGCGTCGCGGTGGAACGTCCTCGACCCGCTCATCGTCCGGTGGCGGCTCGCGGGCTCGCAGCGCGCCGCCCAGCTGCTGGCGTTGTCCGAGGTCCGTCTGGCCGTGGAGCCGGTGGCGGCGGGCCTGGCCGCGCGACGGGCCACCGCCGAGCAGTGCGGCGCCCTCACCGAGGCCGTCGTCGGGATGACGACGTCCGCGCGCGTCCCCGACCTCGAGGCCTACCTCGGCCACGACAGCGTCTTCCACCGGACGCTGCTCCTTGCGTCGGGCAACGAGGCGTTCGCGGCGATGGCCGAGATGGTGCAGGAGGTGCTGTCCGCGCGGACCCACCACCACCTCATGCCGGCGGTCCCCGAGGCCGAGGCGGTGCGGCACCACTGGCAGATCGCCGAGGCGGTCACCGCGGGCGACGCCGAGACCGCCGAGCGGGTCATGCGCGAGGTCGTCCGGGAGTCCATGGCCGCGATGACCGCGGCGTTCCCGACGACGGGCTGAGCGGCGCGCGGGGACGGGGTCGGTGCGTCGACCTGACGGTCTGCCGTCAGGTCGGCGCACCGACCTCCGCCGCCGGGCCCGTGGCGTCCACCGCGAGCAGGTGGCGGGCGCCGCGCTGGAACTCGTGGGCGACCTCCCGGACCTCCGTCGCCAGGCCGCGCGCGGCCAGGTCCCGGCGCAGCCGGGCGAGGAGCTCGTCGAGCGGGCGGCCGGCGACGTCGACGAGCGGGTACACGCGGACCTCGCGGCGGGCGACGCGCGCCATCTCGAGCAGCGCGGCGAGGTGGGCCGCCCGGTCGAGGCGGTCGGCGTACGTGAAGAGCAGGTGCGAGGACACGACGAGGTCCGCGCTCGCGGCCGCGAAGGGCAGGTGGGGCAGCGACGCCGCCACGTACCGCCCGGGCTCCGCGCGGCGGTGGGCCACGAAGCGGGCGGCGGAGGCGGCGCGACGGCGGGTCAGCGCGTCGGGGTCGCCGTGCAGGTCCCAGACGTAGGCGTCGGCGCGGCCCGCCGCCCAGGCCCGCCCACGCTCGAGCTCTGCGCCGAGCCGGGCCTCGAGCTCGTCCGCCGAGACGGCGTACACGGGGTCGACGGCGCGGGCGTCCGCCCCGAGGGCGCAGGCGGACGCGGTGAAGCTGGCCCCGCCGCCGGGGCAGTCGAGCACGCTGCCCGCGAGGTCGGCGTCGTCGAGGGCCAGCATCGCGCGGTACTCCTCGAGGTCGCGCGAGCTGACGAGGTAGTCGCCGAAGCCGCTCACGGCGTCGGCCTCCGGCACAGGAGCGCGGCCTGGTCGCGGCGCTCGCGGCCGAGCGGGCGGCGCTGCAGCCGGGTGTGGACCTCGAGGCCCGCGCCGACGGCGAGGTCGACGGCGTCCTCGAGCGTCATGTCCCACGCCTCGATGTCGACCGGCGGGCCGTAGGCGCCCGAGATGATGCGGTGGCCCCGGCCGACGTGGAAGCCCAGCAGCAGCAGGCCGCCCGGGCGCAGGACGCGCCCGAGCTCGCCCACCGCGCGGGGCAGATGGTCGGGCGGCAGGTGCAGCAGCGAGTACCAGGACGCGGCGCCGGCGCAGGAGGCGTCCGTGAGGTCGAGCGCCAGCACGTCGCCCACGGCGAACCGCAGGTGCGGGTGCGCGGCGCGGGCCTCGCGGAGCATCCCGGGGGAGAGGTCGACGCCCGAGGCGTCCAGCCCGCGGTCGTGCAGGTAGGCGGTGAGACGTCCCGTGCCGCAGCCGACGTCGACGACCGGGCCCGGGGTTCCGTCCGCGCGGAGCAGGTCGACGAAGAGTTCGAGAACCGCGCGCTCGGGCCCCTGCTCGGCGTCCACGCCGACGACGAGGCGTGCGTAGTCGGCCGCGACGGCGTCGTACCCGTCGCGGACGGCGGCGAGGTGCGTCGGCTCAGGCACCGAGCACCTCCGTGTAGTGGTCGGCCGGGACCGGCTCTTCGACGTGGTGCAGGAGCCGGCGCCACTCCTCGTAGCGGTCCGAGCCGCGGAACCCCTCGGTGTGGTCCTCGACCCGCTCCCACTCCACGAGCAGCAGGTGGGTGCCCGGTCGCTCGACGCCGCGCGACAGC carries:
- a CDS encoding class I SAM-dependent methyltransferase: MPEPTHLAAVRDGYDAVAADYARLVVGVDAEQGPERAVLELFVDLLRADGTPGPVVDVGCGTGRLTAYLHDRGLDASGVDLSPGMLREARAAHPHLRFAVGDVLALDLTDASCAGAASWYSLLHLPPDHLPRAVGELGRVLRPGGLLLLGFHVGRGHRIISGAYGPPVDIEAWDMTLEDAVDLAVGAGLEVHTRLQRRPLGRERRDQAALLCRRPTP
- a CDS encoding antibiotic biosynthesis monooxygenase family protein encodes the protein MVLEHALLPVVAGREEAFEAAFAAARPLIAATPGFRRLQLSRGVERPGTHLLLVEWERVEDHTEGFRGSDRYEEWRRLLHHVEEPVPADHYTEVLGA
- a CDS encoding methyltransferase domain-containing protein; protein product: MSGFGDYLVSSRDLEEYRAMLALDDADLAGSVLDCPGGGASFTASACALGADARAVDPVYAVSADELEARLGAELERGRAWAAGRADAYVWDLHGDPDALTRRRAASAARFVAHRRAEPGRYVAASLPHLPFAAASADLVVSSHLLFTYADRLDRAAHLAALLEMARVARREVRVYPLVDVAGRPLDELLARLRRDLAARGLATEVREVAHEFQRGARHLLAVDATGPAAEVGAPT
- a CDS encoding gluconokinase, which produces MTPDDAGAGPRATRGTPVVLGVDLGTTATKVVAFTTDGSLVASASSGYPLEEPHPGHAVQDPAAVLAAVVEALREVTAEVGADRVAGLSFSTALHSLVGLSPTGEPLTPLVTWADTRAGAQAERLRASPTGLALHRRTGTPLHPMSPLPKLVWFREQEPALCEQVGFWVGVKEHVLWYLCGALVTDHSTASATGLMDLATLRWDDEALALAGLLPEQLPELVATTHVRHGITAAAAAATGLPEDVPVVVGAGDGPLANLGLGAVRPGVAAISIGTSGALRVSVEHPAVDPLGRVFCYALTEDRWVVGGAINNGGAVLEWAGDSLAPDLGEDSQEALLDLAATVPAGSGGLVMLPYLLSERAPHWSSLPRGAYVGLTRAHRREHLVRAAVEGVCLQLATVLHSMRAAGLEIRELRATGGFARSALWRQVLADALGMPIGFAPSDEGSGFGAALLGMEALGLIASVDVAADLVAIDDVVRPRPAEQAVYASLLPVFAEMYEALVPTYTSLRRLAPSLPLA
- a CDS encoding FadR/GntR family transcriptional regulator, with the translated sequence MSEEAAGPAARGLHDAVLHRVGRDVVEGAVPAGSVHSLERLAERYGVSRTVVREVVKVLEAMHVVDSRRRVGITVLPASRWNVLDPLIVRWRLAGSQRAAQLLALSEVRLAVEPVAAGLAARRATAEQCGALTEAVVGMTTSARVPDLEAYLGHDSVFHRTLLLASGNEAFAAMAEMVQEVLSARTHHHLMPAVPEAEAVRHHWQIAEAVTAGDAETAERVMREVVRESMAAMTAAFPTTG
- a CDS encoding GntP family permease, producing the protein METIEPAYSAGPLLGIAAGAVALLLLLIIRFKLHAFVALVLVSALTAIATRIPPADLVATLTSGFGSTLASVALLVGFGVMIGRLLEVTGGAQVLADTLVGRFGEKRAPFALGVASLLFGFPIFFDAGFVVFLPIILSVARRFGGSTLTYALPSAGAFAVMHGFVPPHPGPVAAAELLGANVGLLVLVGVAVALPTWYVASYLFGQYAGRRHDIPLPAEWASGAMEDRTDGPDAPAPRFGIVLTLLLLPLLLIFLNTGISAVASATDLDGEQSWVGWLQVVGSTPVALLITVLVAMVVLGRGRYSAGEVEKLVNDSLGPICSVVLITGAGGMFGGVLRASGIGDALAGSLEAIGLPVIVAAFIVSTLLRVAQGSATVALTTTAGLIAPTVAAADLSALGICFVVIAIACGATVLSHVNDSGFWLVGRFLGMDVPTTLRTWTVMETLIGVVGFAIVLVLSLVL